The Cydia pomonella isolate Wapato2018A chromosome 17, ilCydPomo1, whole genome shotgun sequence genome includes a window with the following:
- the LOC133527145 gene encoding uncharacterized protein LOC133527145, which yields MSHFGNFMDGVPVKISEKYKRPPRIDLPYSVHECPLRAQNVVDNAVYCTQFETNVLSKLKELRSAKETKKNERKHRLQLLEEAKQKKLDAIAAAEAEEKLKQLSVSEVSYPSTDEISAISPDEKTDKNCDTTPVLEDSPEPEPAVPEVTYQTCGNPEPELNILQPIQLQANYPQNSLLDDPDPLQEYKTNTKIKKIPQYNHNVETLTFRDFENDTSSPFDNVELKTINDMELLAQILQSQKESTTSCNPQQHIPDQTFAAPSCASQAQTEGLAYLPNSYTEQQMQGPGLMYITPQHYPVSNGYYVPADNVCDNQMPMENMYMPNYQYYVPTNPYPANPQYYNNPLSVSTDINQPQSESTFIPQPYYFHQYHPMPAQIPTENMARDDNKTYENTSTQIKSRSRSVPDIVRELNEEIMLARLRANERSSHNVSPAPTNIPKPSSSTEKKERKSKRKPEQLPNPLEKLSPKLQDMCRKIHGMGFPLDRVARVCTLVGDNDKKVIEGLLILGELMDLGFSEGRVSAALAKHEFNRDKALDDLVS from the exons ATGTCACATTTTGGGAATTTTATGGACGGCGTCCCCGTGAAAATCTCTGAAAAATACAAGCGGCCGCCCCGAATAGATCTGCCGTACAGCGTGCACGAATGCCCACTACGAGCTCAAAATGTGGTCGACAACGCTGTGTATTGCACTCAATTTGAGACTAACGTGCTGTCGAAGCTTAAGGAACTACGGAGTGCTAAGGAAACAAAGAAAAACGAACGTAAACATCGCTTACAGTTATTAGAGGAAGCCAAACAGAAGAAATTGGATGCAATCGCGGCAGCCGAGGCTGAGGAAAAACTTAAACAGCTCAGCGTGTCTGAAGTGTCTTACCCGAGTACTGACGAGATAAGTGCAATATCTCCTGATGAGAAAACAGACAAAAACTGTGATACTACTCCTGTATTAGAAGACTCTCCCGAACCGGAGCCTGCAGTTCCTGAAGTCACCTATCAGACATGCGGTAACCCCGAACCAGAGCTAAATATCCTACAACCTATACAATTACAAGCTAACTACCCACAGAACAGCTTACTAGATGATCCTGATCCTTTGCAAGAATATAAAACTAATACTAAGATTAAGAAAATACCACAATATAATCACAATGTAGAAACCCTTACATTTAGAGATTTTGAAAATGATACTTCTAGCCCGTTTGATAATGTGGAGCTAAAGACTATAAATGACATGGAATTGTTAGCCCAGATACTGCAGAGTCAGAAAGAATCTACAACAAGTTGCAATCCACAGCAGCATATACCTGACCAAACATTTGCAGCTCCGAGCTGTGCATCCCAAGCTCAGACCGAGGGGCTTGCTTATCTACCCAATTCATACACTGAACAACAAATGCAGGGCCCTGGATTAATGTATATAACACCACAACACTATCCCGTTTCTAACGGTTACTATGTACCAGCTGACAATGTCTGTGATAACCAAATGCCAATGGAAAACATGTACATGCcaaattatcaatattatgTTCCTACAAATCCATATCCTGCTAACCCTCAATACTATAACAATCCATTATCAGTCAGTACGGACATAAACCAACCACAAAGTGAGTCTACATTCATTCCTCAACCATATTATTTTCATCAATACCATCCAATGCCTGCACAGATTCCAACTGAAAACATGGCACGGGATGACAACAAAACATATGAAAACACAAGTACTCAGATCAAATCGCGGTCTCGCAGTGTGCCGGACATAGTTAGAGAGTTGAATGAAGAAATCATGTTAGCAAGGCTTCGAGCAAATGAAAGGTCGTCTCACAATGTAAGTCCAGCACCAACAAACATTCCAAAACCATCTTCAAGCACTGAAAAGAAGGAAAGGAAAAGCAAACGGAAACCAGAACAGCTACCAAATCCTTTAGAAAAGCTGTCTCCAAAGCTCCAGGATATGTGTAGGAAGATACATGGCATGGGGTTCCCGCTTGACAGGGTTGCCAGAGTATGTACGCTTGTAGGTGATAATGATAAAAAG GTAATCGAGGGTCTTCTAATACTAGGCGAGCTGATGGACCTTGGCTTTTCAGAAGGCCGAGTGTCCGCCGCGCTGGCGAAACACGAGTTTAACCGAGACAAGGCATTGGACGATTTGGTGTCGTAA
- the LOC133527146 gene encoding poly(A) RNA polymerase gld-2 homolog A-like produces the protein MSEGAPMLYHGGGGFGGPRQGFASGGPLERACHFPALELPPGPATPHHSERPAKDNTAFGYESDDSSLSSNASGSNKSGEKGESASSASEPNTSPQGYAVREWRGRARREPHRPRRIAPERYLNASYPFQVKFTPDDLLNGSKWDNLSQEIWDKFVKSQQTEETFRKKMNLWRYLYVTIKSIFPRYGLYVVGSTMSGFALDSSDMDLCLYVRALGDTEPRAHALLHLNYILAYIKSFDRDAELIQAKVPILKFRDARAGLQVDLNCNNVVGIRNTSLLYCYSRLDWRVRPLVAVTKLWAQAHDINDARHCTLSSYSLTLMVIHFLQCGTSPPVLPCVCVRGPWEVRAARHNRASLAELFLQLLRYYATFPYDKMAVSVRAGRCVPVAACRAARSHKNEPHQWKLLCVEEPFDLTNTARSVYDPETFLRIVETFRSSAARLAASPRLAAAWPPHAPAPYQPER, from the exons ATGAGTGAAGGCGCGCCTATGCTGTACCATGGAGGCGGTGGATTCGGAGGGCCGCGCCAGGGCTTCGCGTCAGGAGGGCCTCTGGAACGAGCGTGCCACTTCCCCGCGCTGGAGCTGCCGCCGGGTCCGGCCACACCGCATCACTCTGAGCGCCCTGCTAAGGACAACACTGCCTTCGGTTACGAGTCAGATGACTCCAGTTTGTCCAGCAATGCTTCAGGATCAAATAAAAGTGGTGAGAAAG GGGAAAGCGCTTCCAGTGCCTCAGAGCCCAACACATCGCCGCAAGGCTATGCGGTGCGCGAGTGGCGCGGGCGCGCCCGCCGCGAGCCGCACCGCCCGCGCCGCATCGCGCCCGAGCGCTACCTCAACGCCTCCTACCCCTTCCAAGTCAAGTTCACGCCCGACGACTTGCTTAATG GATCCAAGTGGGACAACCTGTCACAGGAGATCTGGGACAAATTTGTCAAGTCACAGCAGACAGAGGAGACATTCCGCAAGAAAATGAACCTCTGGAGATACCTCTACGTCACAATAAAG TCAATATTCCCGCGCTACGGGCTGTACGTAGTGGGCTCCACGATGTCTGGCTTCGCGTTGGACTCGTCGGACATGGACCTGTGCCTGTACGTGCGCGCGCTGGGCGACACCGAGCCGCGGGCGCACGCGCTGCTCCACCTCAACTACATACTCGCCTACATCAAGAGCTTCGATCGCG ATGCTGAGCTAATCCAAGCAAAGGTGCCGATCCTAAAGTTCCGCGACGCGCGAGCTGGACTGCAAGTGGACCTGAACTGCAATAATGTCGTCGGTATCAGGAACACCAGTCTACTCTACTGCTACTCCCGTC TGGATTGGCGTGTACGGCCGCTGGTGGCGGTGACCAAACTCTGGGCACAAGCACATGATATCAATGACGCGAGGCATTGCACGCTCTCATCATATTCGCTCACGCTCATGGTCATACATTTCCTGcagt GCGGCACGTCGCCGCCGGTGCTGCCGTGCGTGTGCGTGCGCGGCCCCTGGGAGGTGCGCGCGGCGCGCCACAACCGCGCCTCACTCGCCGAGCTCTTCCTGCAGCTGCTGCGGTACTACGCCACCTTCCC GTACGACAAGATGGCGGTGTCGGTGCGCGCGGGGCGCTGCGTGCCGGTGGCGGCGTGCCGCGCCGCGCGCAGCCACAAGAACGAGCCGCACCAGTGGAAGCTGCTGTGTGTCGAAG AGCCGTTCGACTTGACGAACACAGCGCGCTCGGTGTACGACCCGGAGACGTTTCTGCGCATCGTGGAGACGTTCCGCAGCAGTGCGGCGCGCCTGGCCGCGTCGCCGCGCCTGGCCGCCGCCTGGCcgccgcacgcgcccgcgccctACCAGCCCGAGCGATGA